The genomic interval GCGGATGGGCACGGTGTCTGCGGTAATCGAGGATCACGTGCAGGGCTTCTCCTTCCCGGCGCCGGAAAAGATACCCGCCTCCCCGATCGTCGCGATCGAGGACGGCGCTGTCGGCTATGCGCCGGGAAAGCCGATCCTGACCGGGCTCAACCTGCGCCTCGACAATGACGACCGGATCGCACTGCTTGGGGCCAACGGCAACGGCAAATCCACCTTCGCAAAGTTCATCTCCGGCCGGCTGAAGCCGGAAAGCGGAACGCTGAAGCTCGCCCCCGGTCTTCTCACCGGCTTCTTCGCCCAGCACCAGATCGATGACCTCGTGCCCGACGAAAGCGCGATCGCCCATGTGCGCAAGCTGATGCCGGCCGCCCCCGAACCGAAGGTGCGCGCCCGCGTCGCCCAGATGGGCCTTGCAACGGAAAAGATGGATACGCCGGCCCGCGACCTTTCCGGCGGCGAGAAGGCGCGGCTCCTGATGGGCCTTGCCGCCTTCCACGCGCCCAACCTGCTGATCCTCGACGAGCCCACCAACCATCTTGATATCGACAGCCGCAACGCGCTGATCCAGGCGCTGAACGATTATCCCGGCGCCGTGATCCTGATCTCGCATGACCGCCATCTGATCGAGGCCACCGTCGACCGGCTGTGGCTGGTCCATGACGGCACGGTGAAGAATTATGACGGCGATCTCGAGGATTACCGCGAGCTGATCATCTCCGGCGGCAAGCCGAAGGCAACGAAGATGCCGGTCGAGGATACGCGTTCGAAGGCCGAACAGCGCCGAAGCGCCGCCGACCGGCGCGCCTCGATGGCGCCGCTGAAGAAGCAGATCGATCAGGCCGAGAAGAAGACCGCGAAGATCGAGGCGATCATCGCCAGGCTCGATGCCGATCTGGCCAACCCGAAGCTCTATACTCAGTCGCCTGAAAAGGCGAAGGTGATGATCCAGGCGCGCGCGAACGCCGCGGCGGAGCTTTCCAAAATCGAGGAAGAATGGCTGGCGCTGTCGGCGAAATACGAGGCCGGCATGGCTGACTGATCGTCGGTCGCGGAAGCATTGCCGGTGAAGACTAGAGCAGTTTCACGGAAACGCGAAACTGCTCGATCTCTTTGGTTTGGCGCATTTTCGCGGACGTCAGGTATTCCCATCTGACTGCGAAATGCTCAGGGTCACCGGCATCTGTCCGAGGACGTGTCACCCGGCTGCTATCCAGTGCGCCCCAGCATCTTTTCATCCGATGCGCTTTCGGCCGGTTTGATGCCGAGGCGGTCGAACACCGCGATCAGGAGCTTGGAGCGGTTCATCGTGTAGAAATGGAACTCGGAGATGCCGCGCTTCTGCAGATCGAGCACCTGCTCGGCGGCGATATCGGCTGCAACTTCGAAATGCGCCGCAGGATCATCGACAAGGTTTCCGAGCCGCTTTTCGAGGAAATCCGGAATGCTCGCACCGCACATCGCCGCAAAACGCTTGAGCTGATTGAGGTTCTGAACCGGCATGATGCCGGGCAGGACCGGGATCGTCACCCCTGCCCTGCGCACATCGTTCAGGTAGTCCTCGAACACGTCATTGTCGAAGAAAAACTGGGTCAGGGCGCGGTCGGCGCCGTTATCGGCCTTGGCCTTGAGCATGGCGATATCGGCGGCGCGGTCGGCGCTTTCGGGATGTTTTTCGGGATAGGCGGAAACCGAGATATCGAAATCGTCGATCGCCTTCAGTCCGGCCACCAGCGCGGCGGCATTCGCGTAGCCGCCGGGATGCGGGCGATAGGCCGTGCCCACGCCATCCGGCGCGTCGCCGCGCAGGGCGACGAAGCGTTTCACGCCGGCATCGCGGAACCGGCGGATTACGTTATCGACCTCGCTGCTGGTGGCCTTGACCACCGTCAGGTGCGAGGCGGTGACGAGATCGGTTTCATCGATCAGGCGCTTGACGGCGTCGAAGGTCGGGGCCTGGCTGGATGCGCCGGCGCCATAGGTGACGGAAACGAAGGCGGGACCGTAGGCCGAGAGCGCCTCCACCGCCCGCCACCAGCCGGCGGCGGCGTCCTCGCTCTTGGGCGGAAAAAATTCGAACGAATACTCGATCGGCCGCGTCAGCGCGCCGGTTCCATCGGTCATTGCCTCAGACACTCCTCGCAAAAGTCTTTTCATTGCCGCCGGCCACCAGCCGGCGGGGATCGCGCGCAAGCCACACCGTCACCGTCAGGGACGGTTCGCTTGCGGCCGCGAACGGAAGATCAATCACCTTTTCCACGTCAAGACCGGCTTCCTGCATCCAGTCTTCCATCGCCTGATGGGAAAAGCCGAGACGCAGATGCGCATGGTCGGCGCGCAGATATTCCAGGTCATGCGGCGCGAAATCGATCACCGCCAGCCGTCCGCCCGGCCGCATCACGCGCGCGGCCTCCGCGATCGCGGCATCGGGGTTTTCGAGGAAATGCAGCACCTGATGGATGATCACCAGATCGAAATCCTCGCTTTCAAGCGGCAGGTTTAGAATATCACCGAGCCGGACGACCGCGCGGGTCAGCCCCTCGGCATCGAGATTGGCGCGGGCGACGGCCAGCATGTCGCGGCTGGCATCGATGCCGACGGCGCGGCGATAGACATCCTTCAGCAACAGCAGCATGCGCCCTGTGCCCGTGCCGAGATCGAGCATGTTCTGCACCGGCTTGTCGCCGATCAGGCTGACGAGGCATTCTTCCACCTCGGCCTCGGAAATGTGAAGGCGGCGCATCTGGTCCCACTCGCCGGCATGCTGGGCGAAATAGGCCTCCGCCTTTTCCGCCCGCGCCTGCTTGACTGCCGCAAGGCGGGCGACGTCGCGCTCCAGCGCCGAATCCTCCAGCGATGCATGGGCGAGAATCTGGCGCACGAGGCGCGCGGGCGGACCTTCGTCGCGAAGCCGGAAATAGGCCCACGCCCCCTCCTGATAACGATCGATCAGGCCAGCTTCGGAAAGCAGTTTCAGGTGGCGCGAGATGCGCGGCTGCGACTGGCCGAGAATGTCGGTAAGATCCGAAACCGTGAGGTCGCCCGCCGAAAGCAGCGCAATCAGCCTGAGCCGCGTGGGCTCGCCCACCGCCTTCAGCACCTCCACCATGGTCTCCAAATCGAATTTCGCCATCTACCGACTTTCATCAAGATATAAAGATATCTTTATATAGATTGCGAGATTTTCGCAAGCCCGCTGATGAAGCATGGTACAATAGCAGAGCGGTGCTGCCCACCATCGCGACGTGGCGTAAGCGAAACAGCGAACCTGATCAGCCGCAAATAAGGCAAGAAAAACACGGCGCCGTTCGGCACCGCCAGTTTTCTGATAAACGCCTCGCCACATTCCGCGTCATCCTCGGGCTAGACCCGAGGATCCAGGCAGCCCGGCAGGGGCTTGCCATAAATCTTCGCAAATTCAGTGACTTAATCCGCCTGGATGCTCGGATCAAGTCCGAGCATGACCCAAGACGAGGGGCCGGTGACCAATGATGGTCAAAGCCGCAGCTTTGCCTGCAGTCTGACGACGGCGTTCAGTGCCGTGCAGCTGTCTCGCAATTCAATGTCGGCTTATCAGCCGTTGAGGAACGGCATCGGGTCGACGGCGGTGGTGTTGTCGCGGACCTCGAAGTGGACCATGGGGCGCTGCGCCTTGCCGCTCATGCCGGAGGTGGCGATGGTCTGGCCGCGCTGGACGCTGTCGCCGCGCTTGACCTTCAGCTCCTCGGCATAGCCGTAGACAGTCACCCGGCCATCGTCATGGCGGATCAGGATCGCATTGCCATAATCGGAGAGCCCATCATCGGCATAGACCACGACGCCGTTTTCGGCCGCCTTGATCGGCGTGCCCTGCGGAACCGAGATATCGATGCCCTCGCTGATATCGTCGCCATAGGGCTGGCCGAAGCCGACGACCACCGCGCCCTTGACGGGCCAGCGATAGGTGGCGATGCCCGTGCCTTCCGGCACGTCCTCGCCCGCGTCGGTTCTCACGGCAACCTCTTCCACGACGGCCGCCGTTTCGGCGGCCGGCGGCTGGTAGGGCTTGGGGCTGTCGGCGGTCTGAGCGGTCTTGTTGACCGGCGTGGTCGGCGCTGCGACGGCGGTCTGCACCGGGGCCGTCGGCTGGGCCGGCGCGCCCTGGCTCGGAATGACGAGCTTCTGGCCGATGCGGATATTGGCCGAGGTCAGCCCGTTGGCCGCCTTCAGCGCATCGACCGTGACGCCATAGGATTTCGCGATCGTGTAGAGGCTGTCGCCGCTCTTGACGGAATAGGTATTGCCGTCGCCGCTCTCGCCGTTGCGAGCGGCGGAAGCCGTGCTGGTCGCCTCCACGCTCTGACGCTCGCGAACGCCCGCCGTTCCCGGCAGAACAGCGACGCGCTGATCGGGCGTATCGGAGGGAATTTGCGTCGGCGCTGCCGGCGGCAGGCCCTGGCTCTGGCTCGCCGACTTGGCAACCGATGGCTGGCTGGAGACGACCGGAACGACCAGAACCTGGCCCGGACGCACCTGCGAGGCGCTGGTGAGCCCGTTGAGGCGCAGAAGGTCCTGCTCGCTGACGCCGTTGCGGCTGGCAAAGGCCGCGAGCGATTCGTCCGAGCGCATCATCACGCGGCGCGTCGCCACATCCTGGGTGCTGGAAGGAAGCGTGCTCGGTTGACCGACGACGGCCGGCTGCGGCGCGGGATTGGCCGGCTGCGCAAGCGCCGCCGTTTGCGTTGGCGCTGCCGGCGGCGGCAGCGTGTTGCTCTGCACCGTCACCGGCGTGGTCGCCATGCGGGCGCCCGAACCGGCTGTGGTCGCGGTATTGATCGGCTGGTTGCTGTAAACG from Martelella mediterranea DSM 17316 carries:
- the metF gene encoding methylenetetrahydrofolate reductase [NAD(P)H], translating into MTDGTGALTRPIEYSFEFFPPKSEDAAAGWWRAVEALSAYGPAFVSVTYGAGASSQAPTFDAVKRLIDETDLVTASHLTVVKATSSEVDNVIRRFRDAGVKRFVALRGDAPDGVGTAYRPHPGGYANAAALVAGLKAIDDFDISVSAYPEKHPESADRAADIAMLKAKADNGADRALTQFFFDNDVFEDYLNDVRRAGVTIPVLPGIMPVQNLNQLKRFAAMCGASIPDFLEKRLGNLVDDPAAHFEVAADIAAEQVLDLQKRGISEFHFYTMNRSKLLIAVFDRLGIKPAESASDEKMLGRTG
- a CDS encoding LysM peptidoglycan-binding domain-containing protein translates to MTTGSVVPQYQQLVPPANVGGGGYQGLPSASSGQAVYSNQPINTATTAGSGARMATTPVTVQSNTLPPPAAPTQTAALAQPANPAPQPAVVGQPSTLPSSTQDVATRRVMMRSDESLAAFASRNGVSEQDLLRLNGLTSASQVRPGQVLVVPVVSSQPSVAKSASQSQGLPPAAPTQIPSDTPDQRVAVLPGTAGVRERQSVEATSTASAARNGESGDGNTYSVKSGDSLYTIAKSYGVTVDALKAANGLTSANIRIGQKLVIPSQGAPAQPTAPVQTAVAAPTTPVNKTAQTADSPKPYQPPAAETAAVVEEVAVRTDAGEDVPEGTGIATYRWPVKGAVVVGFGQPYGDDISEGIDISVPQGTPIKAAENGVVVYADDGLSDYGNAILIRHDDGRVTVYGYAEELKVKRGDSVQRGQTIATSGMSGKAQRPMVHFEVRDNTTAVDPMPFLNG
- a CDS encoding ArsR/SmtB family transcription factor, with product MAKFDLETMVEVLKAVGEPTRLRLIALLSAGDLTVSDLTDILGQSQPRISRHLKLLSEAGLIDRYQEGAWAYFRLRDEGPPARLVRQILAHASLEDSALERDVARLAAVKQARAEKAEAYFAQHAGEWDQMRRLHISEAEVEECLVSLIGDKPVQNMLDLGTGTGRMLLLLKDVYRRAVGIDASRDMLAVARANLDAEGLTRAVVRLGDILNLPLESEDFDLVIIHQVLHFLENPDAAIAEAARVMRPGGRLAVIDFAPHDLEYLRADHAHLRLGFSHQAMEDWMQEAGLDVEKVIDLPFAAASEPSLTVTVWLARDPRRLVAGGNEKTFARSV
- a CDS encoding ABC-F family ATP-binding cassette domain-containing protein; the encoded protein is MISISDLTVRVAGRLLIENASVSIPDGMKAGLVGRNGAGKSTLFRVLTGALAPETGTVSLPKRARIGQVAQEAPGTEDPLIDIVLAADKERAALLAEAETAKDPDRIAEIHTRLADIDAHSAEARAASILSGLGFDEAAQKRPASSFSGGWRMRVALAAVLFSEPDLLLLDEPTNYLDLEGTLWLEDYIRRYPYSVIIISHDRDLLNTAANAIVHLDQKKLTFYRGSYDQFARQKAAQDELQMKAHAKNEAQRKHLQSFIDRFKAKASKARQAQSRVKALERMGTVSAVIEDHVQGFSFPAPEKIPASPIVAIEDGAVGYAPGKPILTGLNLRLDNDDRIALLGANGNGKSTFAKFISGRLKPESGTLKLAPGLLTGFFAQHQIDDLVPDESAIAHVRKLMPAAPEPKVRARVAQMGLATEKMDTPARDLSGGEKARLLMGLAAFHAPNLLILDEPTNHLDIDSRNALIQALNDYPGAVILISHDRHLIEATVDRLWLVHDGTVKNYDGDLEDYRELIISGGKPKATKMPVEDTRSKAEQRRSAADRRASMAPLKKQIDQAEKKTAKIEAIIARLDADLANPKLYTQSPEKAKVMIQARANAAAELSKIEEEWLALSAKYEAGMAD